A genomic segment from Necator americanus strain Aroian chromosome III, whole genome shotgun sequence encodes:
- a CDS encoding hypothetical protein (NECATOR_CHRIII.G9494.T1), producing MYSANRSHRAETRNRTKDELRKVISSIEKVRKWEKKWVLIKDTSIKIQKWVPVTAQMNIPPPKISKPTVDEDASNTIQSTEENSQDSNTGTNAPRLARFGGNINDDSNTGFSEAGFDSDSNQTFEPQNYQPSTEHASTDFSAMRDAEMGN from the exons ATGTATTCAGCCAACCGGTCTCATCGAGCCGAAACAAGAAATCGAACGAAGGATGAATTGCGGAAAGTTATTAGCTCTAtagaaaaagttagaaaatggGAGAAGAAATGGGTTCTTATAAAGGACACTTCCATCAAGATACAGAAATGGGTTCCTg tGACGGCACAAATGAATATACCACCgccaaaaatttcgaaacCTACAGTGGATGAAGATGCGAGTAACACCATACAATCAACGGAAGAGAATTCTCAAG ATTCGAATACTGGCACCAACGCACCACGATTGGCTCGTTTTGGCGGGAACATCAACGACGATTCAAACACCGGTTTTTCCGAGGCCGGTTTTGATTCGGATTCGAATCAAACATTCGAACCACAGAACTATCAACCAAGTACCGAACACGCATCTACAGACTTCAGCGCTATGCGTGATGCTGAAATGGGCAATTAA
- a CDS encoding hypothetical protein (NECATOR_CHRIII.G9495.T1) produces MAATTLASAYLLFIGLCWALDEVDYLRQFGYLTSGGPDSQLTSDAVSNALRKFQRMFGLPQTGKLDPQTVALMSKPRCGVKDIQQKSTRQKRSLPHPRWKSNKLTFLVTSWSRRLDAGSVDATIQKALAEWEKHADLEFRRAQDPIMNMKFGVGSHQCEYPFTSSVLAHAFRPRSTSFEPKDDPSNLIGDIHFNDDVPWSSPLLLATAIHEIGHSLGLPHVLNDVNSIMYPILVEGQRFTPRDIKTIQAMYGPPARKGIQTTQITHEHGSKERRNEESEETEEEKENEPDETPQPCSSGADAVTTYRGEFIVFKNKWLWRVLNDGDTLYGPNLISDLFPGLPEGIDAAVEIHGQIWIFSGKQYWIFSERRLLHGPRPLGHLGIPEDVPRIRLAYRWHYFDPPATYLWGEHEYWKLDVRTRKVEDSYARRISLNWKHVPAGATAAFTRDKELYFISGDLVYRMNTTDYRLPVSEGYPVSISKFWPFCESENQSMRHASPQSSSLIVSAYSMGTTVIVVFVFLFTL; encoded by the exons gttGACTACCTTCGCCAATTCGGCTATTTAACAAGTGGTGGACCGGATTCACAGTTGACAAGCGATGCTGTGTCGAACGCGCTGCGAAAATTTCAACGAATGTTCGGTTTACCACAAACGGGGAAATTAGATCCACAAACCGTTGCATTGATGTCGAAACCACGTTGTGGAGTTAAGGATATACAGCAAAA GTCGACACGACAGAAACGATCGCTACCACATCCTCGATGGAAATCGAACAAGCTTACCTTTCT GGTCACCTCATGGTCACGACGTCTCGACGCGGGAAGTGTTGACGCGACAATTCAGAAGGCGCTAGCCGAATGGGAAAAACACGCGGATTTGGAGTTTCGACGGGCTCAGGATCCgattatgaatatgaaattCGGG GTGGGATCACATCAATGCGAATATCCGTTCACGTCATCTGTGCTCGCACATGCATTTCGTCCGAGAAGCACGTCCTTTGAGCCGAAGGACGATCCATCGAATCTTATCGGTGATATTCATTTCAATGACGATGTCCCATGGAGCT cACCCCTACTCCTTGCCACTGCAATCCATGAAATTGGACATTCGCTCGGATTACCGCATGTGCTCAACGACGTGAACAGCATCATGTATCCGATCCTTGTCGAAGGTCAACGATTTACACCACGTGATATAAAGACCATACAAGCAATGTATG GTCCGCCAGCTCGAAAAGGGATCCAAACGACGCAAATCACGCATGAACATGGATCCAAGGAGCGGCGCAATGAGGAAAGTGAAGAGACGgaggaggaaaaagagaacgaGCCGGACGA GACACCACAACCATGTTCTTCGGGAGCCGATGCTGTAACAACCTATCGTGGAGAATTTATAGTTTTCAAG AACAAATGGCTATGGCGTGTATTGAACGATGGCGACACTCTCTATGGACCAAATCTGATCTCGGATCTTTTTCCAGGACTTCCCGAAGGAATTGATGCAGCCGTAGAGATTCACGGACaaatatggattttttccg GAAAACAGTATTGGATTTTCTCTGAAAGGCGACTTTTACATGGACCCAGACCATTAGGTCATTTGGGGATTCCAGAAGATGTGCCGAGGATTCGCTTAGCTTATCGATGGCATTATTTCGA TCCTCCGGCCACTTATCTCTGGGGTGAACATGAATATTGGAAATTGGACGTGCGAACCAGGAAGGTGGAGGATTCCTATGCACGACGTATAAGTTTGAATTGGAAGCACGTTCCAGCCGGTGCAACGGCAGCATTTACCCGCGATAAAG AGTTATACTTCATAAGTGGTGATCTTGTGTACCGTATGAACACCACCGATTATCGATTGCCGGTTTCTGAAGGATATCCAGTGTCGATCTCAAAATTTTGGCCATTCTGTGAAAGTGAGAATCAATCGATGCGACATGCTTCACCACAATCAAGTTCCCTAATAGTTTCAGCGTATTCAATGGGAACTACCGTAAtcgttgttttcgttttcctaTTTACTTTGTAA